The window CGCTGGCCGCCTTCACCCCACAGCTGCACGCAGGCTTCGTGCAGGAAGCCCATGCCGTGCAACCGTCCGCCGGACAGTTGACCGCCGCTGGTGTTCAGCGGCAGCGGACCGTCCAGTGCGATCCGCTCGCCGCCCTCGACGAACTGCCCGACCTTGCCGTGCTCGCAAAATCTCATGGCTTCCAACCACATTACGGTCAAGAAGCTGAACCCGTCGTAGAGCTGTGCCATGTCCACGTCGGAGGGTGTCAGCGTTGTGTGCTGCCACAGTGTGGCTGCCGCATCGTGGGCTGCCATCGTGGTGATGTCGCTGCGCTGATCCCACGTTGCGCGCTCGACCATCCCGGGCCCGACCGATTCCACGGTCAACGGGTGGCGCGGCAGCCCTGTGGCGGCGTCGCGGCGGGAGATGACCACCGCGGTGGCGCCGTCGCACGGTATGTCGCAGTCATAGAGGCACAGTGGTTCGGAGATCATCCGGGCGCCCAGATAATCGTCCATGGTCATCGGGTCGCGGTAAATGGCGTCGGGATTGAGACCGGCGTTGCGGCGCGCGTTGATCGCGATAGCGCCCAGGTGTTCACGGGTCAAACCGAAGTCGTGCATGTAGCGCTGGGCGGGCATGGCCACCCAGTTAGCCGCTGACAGCGCGCCGAACGGCGCTACCCATTCCAGGTGCGGCGGCAGCTTGCCGCCGGTGAACAGCACCGACGCCCTCCCCCCGCCCGCTTGCTGGGCGGCGGTCGATTCCCACACCGAGCGGAACACCACGACGTGGTTGGCGAGCCCGAGAGTGACCGCCATGCACGCCTCGATCGCGGGCCCGATCTGGCCGGCGGTTTCGATGGCCGACATGTACCAGCGGCAGCGCAGGCCCAGCGCGTTGCGGACCTCGGTGATGTTGGCCCCGGAGAATCCGGGGTCCGGCACCCCGGGGCCCGGATAGCTTGCGATGCCGTCGATGTCATCGACGCTGAGCCCCGCGTCGGCGATCGCGCGCAGCACCGCCTCCAGCGTCAACTCCAGTCCGGTGCGGCCCAGCCGGCGTCCGACCTGCGACTTGCCCGCGCCGGTGATGACGGCCTTGCCGTCGAAGGGTCCGCCGGTCATTGCGCCGCAGCCGGCCGCGCACGCAGGCGCCGCCGCGGCCGGCCGGATGCCGCCATCACTACAGCACCACCGAGTTCACTTTGAAGTCGATGATCTCGTCCTCGCCGTAACCGAGTTCGGCCAGTAGCGCATCGGTGTGTTCGCCGTGCCCGGGCGCGCAGCGCAGCTGCAGTGGGGTTTCGTCGAACTGCACGGGGCTTGCGGCCAAAGCGAATTCGTTGCCGTTGTTGTCGACGGTGCGGGGCAGGTACCCGTTGGCCAGCGCCTGCGGGTCGGCGTGCACCTCGTGGGCGGTGCGCACCACGTCGAAGACGCCGCCGAACCCGGCGAACGCGCTCTCCCAGTGTGCGAGATCCTCGGATTCGAATGTCTTGCGCAGCTCGGCGATACAGTCGCCGCGATTGGCAAACCGCACTGCGGCGTTCGCGAAGCGTTCGTCGTCGATGAGGTCTGCCCGGTTGATGCGAGTGCAGAAGTCTGCCCAGAACCGGTCGGCCTGCAGCAGCACGAACTGGACGAAGCGCCCGTCAGCGGTCTTGTACACGTTGGTCACCGGGTTGGGGGCGTCCTCGTAGTGGAACCTGGGGACGTCGGCCCCGGTGACGCCGGCCCCGACGATGTCCGGGCCGAGCTGCCAGATCGCCGCGCCCAGCAGCGAAACGTCGACGACCGAGGGTTCACCGGTGCGCTCCCGCTTCACCAGAGCGCCCGCGATCCCGGCCGCGATCGCCAGCCCGCCGTAGACGTCGCCGAACGCCGGCCGCTGCATCGGCGGATACTCCCCGTCGGCCGGTGCGTACGCGCTGGCGATTCCGCTGCGCGCCCAGTAGGCCGCCGCATCGAAGCCGCCATGGTCAGCCATCTCACCCTTGGTGCCGTAACCATGGCCACGGGCGTAGATGATTTTCGGGTTGCGGGCCCGCACATGCTCGACGTCGATGCCCATCCGCTGCCGCGAGCCTGGCAGCAGATTGGTGAGGAATACGTCGGCGGTCTCGACGAGCTTCATCAGCAGCTCCAGCCCGTCGGGGGTGGAGGTGTCCAGGCCGATGCTGCGTTTACCGCGATTGGGCACCTCGATGAAATGGTTGACCCCGCCCGCGCCGGGCACTAGGCCCGAGCTGATCAGGCCGCGCTGCGGGTCGCCGGTCTCGGGGTGTTCGACCTTGATGACGTCGGCGCCCCAGTCCGCCAGCACCGCGCCGGCTGCCGGCACGAACGTCCACGAGGCGACTTCGACGACGCGGATGCCGTTGAGAATGTCAGTCATTGCGTCCTTCATTCCGCCGGGTGGCCGATGACCTTGGTTTGCAGGTACTGCTCGAAGCCTTCGAGGCCGTTTTGGCGGCCGATGCCGCTCATCTTGTATCCGCCGAACGGGGCGTCGGCCCCGTACCACATGCCGCCGTTGACCATCATCGAGCCGGTGCGGATGCGCCGGGCCACGGCCATCGCGCGCTGCGGGGAGCCCATCACCGCACCGGCCAGCCCGTACACCGAGTTGTTCGCCAACTCCACCGCGCCGTCGTCTCCGCCGTCGTAGGGGGTGATTGTCAGGACCGGACCGAAGATCTCCTCCTGGAAGATCCGCATGTCTGGCGTCACGTCGGCGAACACCGACGGGGCGACGTAATAGCCGCGGCTGCAGTCCTCGGGCGCGCCGCCGCCGATCGTCAGGCGCGCGCCCTGGGATTTGCCGTTTTCGATGTAGCTCATCACCCGGTCGCGCTGCTTGGCTGATACCAGCGGGCCACAGAAGGTTGCCGGATCGGTCGGGTCGCCGCACTGGATCCCGGCGAATGTCGCGGTCGCCACCTCGATCGCTTGCTCGTAGTGCTGCCGCGGCACCAGCATCCGGGTGGTCAGCGCGCAGCCCTGCCCGGAGTGGATCAGCATTCCCATGCAACCGGGCAGGGCGAGGTTCATGTCGGCGTCGTCGAGCACGATGTAGGCCGACTTGCCGCCCAGCTCGAGCAGGTTTCGTTTCATGGTGTCCGCGGAAAGCTGCTGGATCAATTTCCCGACCGCGGTCGACCCGGTGAACGAGATCATGTCGACGCGCGGGTCGCTCAGCAGCCGCTGCGCAATGTTGTTGTCCGAGGCGGGCACGATGTTGACCACCCCGGCGGGGATGTCGGTTTTCTCGGCGATGATGCGTCCCCAGCGCAGCGCGCTCCACGGGGTTTCGATGGCCGGCTTGAGCACCATCGTGTTGCCGGTCGCCAGGGCCTGGCCCATCTTGTTGCTGATGATCTCGAACGGAAAATTCCACGGCGTGATCGCACCGACCACACCGATCGGTTCCTTGACGACGATGCGGTTGCTGGGCACGCCCATCTTGGCGTCTTGAGCCAGCGTGCGCTCCCACGGGAATTCGGTGATGAACTCCGCGGGCCAGCGCACCGCGTCGGCCAGCGGCCAATCCAGCTGTGCGATGTAGGTCGAGCTCAGCGGCGCCCCCACCTCGGCGACCAGTTCGGCGCGGATCTCTTCCTTTTCTTCCTGCAGCGCTTCGTGTAGCTGACGCAGACAGTGTTGGCGGAACTCGTGATTGGTCGACCAGTCGGTGGTGTCGAAGGTCCGCCGGGCCGCGGCGATCGCCTCGTCCATGTCCTGCACCCCGGCATCGGTGGTGATGCCCAGGACTTCCTCGGTGGCCGGGTTGATGTTGTCCACCGTGTTGCCGGTCGACGACTCACGCAACCGGCCGTCGATGTAGAGGCGGGTCTCGGGGTGGAACGCGACGGTGCTGGCCGCGGCCGGTGAAGCGGTCATTGGATACCTCTTCCTTGTGGTGTCTGGCCTAGTTTACTAGGTAATTGTTTATCTGTTTCGGCAACGAGTTGCGGCTCCGCCGCAGTGTGATCGGCGCGCAGCCGGCAGCGTTGCACCAGGATGCGGGCCAGCCATTGCGGTTCACTGACCATCAGGTCGTGACAGGTGTTGATTCTGATCAGGGTGTCAACGCCGCCAAGGGCGTTGATGCAGTCACGCTGTTGGCGCACCGATAGCGCCCGATCATGTTCGGTCAGGATCCAGGTTCGCGGCACGTCGTCGGGCAGCCCGCTGCGGTCGACGCGCTCGAGGACGACGTGGGGATACTCGGGGCAGATCCGCGACAGGACGAACCGGCGCTGCTCGGCGGTCATGCCGTTGCAGAATGCGAAGCTGTTGGCGACCGCGGGTATCGTGACCGGCCGGTTGCGTCGGGCTGCCCGCCGCGTGAACGGCGCCAGCGGACCCCGCAGCGTGTCCACCAGCCTCGCGCCCTGCGGCGGAACGAATGCCGCCGCAAGGATCATCTCCCGGATCCTGCGCGAGCCGAGTCGGGCCACCACCCCGGGCACCGTCAGCCCCGCCATCGAATGCCCGACGATGACGATGTCGCCGAGGCCGGCGTTCTCGATGTCGGCGACGACCGATTCCACCCATCCGGCGATGGTCACGGTGGCCGGGTCGGTCGGTTTGCCGCGGCGGCCGGGCAGATCGACTGCCAACACCCGCAAATTCGGTGCCTGCCGGTTCAATTCGGCCACGGTGAGGTCCCAGCAGTCAGCGGCGTGCTCGCCGCCATGGACCAGAACGAGGTCTGGCAGCCGCCCGGAATTCACGAGACCGGCACCGGGCGAAACAACGGTACCCACACCCGGGTGTCCTCGTCGGCGGGATCTGCGGCCCAGTCTTCGAAGAACACCTCAACTTGCAGGCCGACTCGCACCTGCTCGACGGGGATACCGACGATGTTGGTGATGAGCCGCACGTCGGGTTGCTCGGCGAGTTCGACCGTGGCGACGACGTACGGCGGGTCGAACCCGGGAACCCATGGTTGGCGGTTGACGGTGTAGGCGGCCACCGTGGCGCGGCCCGAAACCTTCTGCGGGCCAACGTCTGTGCTGCGGCATCGCCAGCATGCCGGTGCCGGTGGGTGGAAGAACCGGTGACAGCTTGCACAGTGCGAGATCAGCAGTTCGCCGCCGCGTCCGCCGGTCCAGAAAGCCTTCGATTCGGGGGTCGGGCTGGGCACCAGCCGCAGCTGTGGTCGTCGGTAGTCAGACGCTGGCATCCACGGGCTCCCAACCGCCGCCTTCGGCGGATCTGTGCGCGGCGTCGATCACCGCGATGCTGAGCAAGCCATCGTCGAACGTGGGAGCGCTGGATTGGCCGCCGTCGAAGGCCGGCAGCCAATCCTCGAGCATCAGCGCCATCGCGCGACTTGCATGCCCGGCCAGCCCGGCCGGGAGGCGTTCGGGGTGCGCCGGGTCGCGGTCGCGCACCGGAAGGGTACTGAGCCCTTCGTCACCGGCGGCGCCGATCTGATAGGTGGCCGAGCGCAAATTCCCGTCACCGACGATGGTTCCGTCGGCGCCGAACAGCTCCAGCCGATAGTGGTCGGCATGCGCGCCCATCACCGACACGCTGAGCATCGCGGTCACCCCGGATTCCATCCGCATCAGCAGTGCCGCGGTGTCATCGGCGGTGACGTGAAGGGTCTCCCCGTCCGGAAGGTCGCGCACCGGTTCACTGGTGCGCACCTCGGCGCACACCGACTCGGGCCGGCCCAGCAGGCTGCACAAGAAATCGAGGTCGTGCACCAGCATGCCGGCCAGGTATCCGCCGCCCTGGTCTCGCTCATACATCCAGCGGGCCTGCGGCGGATGACTGGGATGCCAATACGGGGCGCTGCGGGTGACCCGTGCGACGTATGGCCTGCCGAGGAATCCGGCACGGACTTGCTCGGCCACCGCCAACCAGTCTGCATTCCAACGGTTTTCAAAGCAGCAGGTGGTCGGGCGGCCGGATTTGCGTGCGGCAAGGACCATGCCACGGGCCGCGGCGGTGTCGGTGGCCAGTGGTTTCTCACAGAGTACGGCCTTGCCCGCCTCGAGCGCAGCCAGCGTCATGTCGTGATGCCGCGCTGTCGGCGTGGCCACCGATATCACGTCGAGGTCGTCGCGGGCCACGAAAGTGCGCCAGCCGGTCGAGGTATCGGCGATGTCCAGCTTGGTGGCCACGCGCTGCAGCCGCTGCGGCGTTCGCGCGCACAGCGCCACCGGTTCGAAGCCCGCTGCGGCGCGGAATGCGGGTACCTGGACATGCGCGCCCCAGCCGACGCCGACGACGCCAACTCGCAGGGTCACTGCGTCAGCACTGGTTCGCGGGTAGACACCCGCGGGAAGTTCAGCATCCGGCGGGCGTTTTCCTCGACGATCAGCGAACACTCTTCATCGGGGACACCGGCGAGGGCTTCCGCCGCCCGTTTGCGCGAGTTGGGCCAGTTGGAGTCCGAGTGCGGGTAGTCGATCTCGAGCATGATGCGGTCGACGCCGATCGCGTGCCGGTTGGCCAGGCCGTGGTCGTCTTCGATGAAGCAGCCCCAGAAATGTTGACGGAACAGCTCCGACGGCCGGGCGTGGAAGTCGATCGGCTGGTAGTAGCGGTGGCGCTCCCAGACGTAGTCGGCGCGCTCCAGGATGTAGGGGATCCACCCCACCCCGCCCTCGGCGAGGGAGAACTGCAGGTCCGGGAACTGCTGCAGCTTGCCGGAGAACAGCAGATCGACCGTCGTCCAAATCGAATTCGTTCCAAACAGGGTGATCGCGACGACGAACGGTGCTTCCGGTGCTGCGATTTTGCCCGGCTCGGCTTTCATCGCGGAGAACGAGAACCCGGGGACATAGCCGCCGGCGCCGAAGTGCAGCGACACCGGCATGTGCGCGTCCGAACACACCCGCCACAGCGGATCCCAGTGGTCGGAATGGTATGACGGGAACCCGAGCGGCACCGGGCTGTCCAGAAAAGACACGGTGCGGGCGCCTTTTTCGGCGACCCGCTCGGCTTCGGCCACCGTCTCCTCGATGTCCCAGACCGGCAGGATCGCCAGCGGTATATAGCGATCCGGCGCGGTGGCGCACCACTCGTCGATGTAAAAGTCGTTCCAGGCCTTCACGCACAGCAGCGCCAATTCCTTGTCCTGGGCGTTGATGAACGTGCTGCCGGCAAAGCCTGGAAACGACGGAAAGCACAGCGCGGCCTGCACCCCGTCGATGTCCATGTCGGCGATGCGGGCCACCGGGTCGTAGCAGCCGGGGATCATGTCCTCGTAGCGGACCGGGTCCAACCCCCACTCCTCCCGCGGCTTGCCGGCCACGGCGTTAAGCCCGATGGTCGGGATGATCTGGCCGTCGTAGCTCCACACGTGCTTGCCGTCCATCTCGATGATGCGCGGCCCGTTTTCGCGGAACTTCGCCGGCAAGCGGTCCTGCCACACCCGCGGATGCTCGACGAGATGATCATCGACCGAGACGATCTGATGGTGATCCTGCAGCGGCATGACACGCCTCCGAACCTGACACTTGGTCTTGATTTCTGACAATGTGTCTCACATACTAGTGGTGCCGGCCACAATTGTCTAGACGTTTAGAGGAATCATGTCCGTCAACGATCACGATGCCGACTTGACCCGGGGCAAGGTCGACGAGGACGACCACGATCTGCTGACCTTCGGCGAGGCAGGAGAACGGCTGCGGATCGAGATCGCTCAGGTGGCACAAGACATCAGCCGGCTGGAAGCCGCCGGTGACGTGGAGGCGCTGCAACAGGCCGAGGCACGGCTGGCCGCCCTGCGCGCGGCCGCCGAGCGCAACACCGCCCAGCCGATCAACGACGCCAATTTCGAGAAGTTCTTCGGCTATGCGGGCAAAGCCAAGCGCAACTTGGCCGGCCCGGGCGCGGTCGAATGATGACATCACCGGCCACGCTGCGCCGTCCGGGCTACGCGCCGGCGAATTCCGCGGTGGGGCGCCGCGGCCTGCACACCAGGCAGCGAATTGTGGCCAGCGCCGGCGAGCTGTTCGTCGCGCAGGGCTACCACGGCACTTCCCTTGATGCGATCGCCAAGGCGGTGGGCGGGTCCCGCGCCACCATCTACCAGTACTTCCCGGGCAAGGAACAGATTCTGGTCGAACTGTTCCGCCACGCCGAACCAGCGGTTCTCGAGCACGGTCGAAGCCTGGGCCGCCTGGGCCCCGATGCCGACGGCATGCGTCACTTGCACCAGTGGCTGGCGGAGTGGGCGGCGCTCTACGACAGGCACGCCGTCGTGCTACTGGAATTGCCCGGCGTCGGCACGATCGAAGGCATCCCCGAGATCAATGCGGGTGCGGTATCGGGCAGATACGCCGACATGATCACCGGCAAACTGCGCGACGCCGGGGTGGTCGGCATCGATCCGGCCGATGCCGCCGGTGCACTGTTGCGGATCGCCCACATGGTCAACCTCTACCGATTCCGTGCGATGTTCGGGCTGAGGTCCAGCGCGCGCACATCGGCATCCCTCGCCATCGCGATGCAGCTTCTCCTTTTCCCGGACACGCCCGACGATGTGATCGCGACCGTCGCTGACGAGCCGGCGACTGCCCATGTACCGGAGCTGCCGGATGACACTGAGCCCCCGGCATTTTCCCGGCCGGACGCCTTGGCCCTATCGCCGATCCGGCAGGACATCTTGACCGCGGCATCGGCACTGTTCGCCGAGCGCGGCTATTACGCAGTGGCGATGGAGGACATCGCCTCGGCGGCCGCAATCAGCAGGGCCACCCTGTATCGCCACTTCGGCAGCAAGGTGAAGATCCTCGCCGAACTCACCGACGGCGCGATCCTGGCGGCCCGCTATCTTTCCGGTGAGCTTCGCCAGTTAGCCGAACAGGGCCCGGACATCGACGCCCTGCAGCGCTGGCTGACGGTGTTCGTGATCCACAACCGCCGCTTTTCCGGAGTCACCCGCGCCTGGTACGACGGCACCCTGGCCCAACAGCTGCCGGTGGACGCGGTGACCCACGGAGTCGGCGCGTTCCACCGCGCCGTGGTCGCACTGCTTGGGCGTGTGCAGCTGCCCGCCGGCATGGATATGACCGTGGCTGCAGCGGTGTTCTTGACCGTACTGGGTCGGTTGACCGAGCTTTCGGCGTCGGCGCACCCCGAAAACACCGCCGACGAGACCGCGGCGCTGATGCTGACCGTGCTGCGGCGCTCGCTGCGGATCGACACCATGAGCTAGCCCGCCGCGCAACAACATCTTTCGGCAACGAGAAGGGGTGATCCGTTGAACCTGCATGGCCTTAGCCTCGACCTCACGGGATGGTTCCAGGTGGCCTGGTCGGCCGATCTTGCTCCCGGACAAGTGCTTGCACTGCATTACTTCGGCCGCGACCTGGTCGCCTACCGCAGCCGCGACGGCGCGGTGCGGGTGCACGACCGTCATTGCCGGCACCTGGGTGCCAGCCTGGCGCACGGCGGAACGGTGGTCGACGCCGGAATCCAGTGCCCCTTCCATGGCTGGGTGTGGGGACCCGATGGCCGCAACGTCTCGATCCCGTACCAAGAGCGGCCCAACCGCGCCCGCCGGCTTGGCACGTGGCCGGTCAGCGAACGCAACGAGGCCATCTATGTGTGGCACGACGCGGCCGGACGCGCTCCCTACTGGGACGTCCCCGACGCGTTGGCGTTTGTGCAACACGCTGCGGCACAACAGTTTCACCCACTAAGCCCCGAAGCGCGCGCACACTACCGCGATCTGCGTGTTCACCCGCAAATGGTGGCCGAGAATGCTGTCGACCCCCACCACTTCCGCTTCGTGCACCGCACACCCATCAGCCCGGTGGTGCTGGAAGAACACGTTGACGGCCCGATCTGGCAAGCGCGCGTCGGCTTCGGCAAGGGCTGGGCGAATCACCCGCGCGACGGCGCGGGCAAACTGCGCACCGATAGCCTCAATACCCTCGAGATCATCTGGGCAGGCCTGGGCGTCAGCGCGAACATCGAGCACACTGCCGATGGCATGCGCGGAATCGCGATCAACACCACCCCGGTCGATGACGGTAAGACCGAAATCTTTGCCAGTTACTGGATTTCCCGCCGCGACGGCGACGAGCAGGACGGCTCATACCAGCGCAGGCTCGACGACGCCAGGCGGGCACTTCCCGATGACATCAATATCTGGCACCACCAAATATTTCTCGACCCACCTGCCCTGGCCACCGAAGAGGGCCGCGGGTTCCGGCGGATGCGCCGCTGGGCGCGGCAGTTCTATCCGCAGCCAGGCGTTGACAACTCGCCGTCCAAGACGGCGTGAGATCCGCCCACGCCACCAGGAGTCGATATGCCGCGATCACCGCTCACCCCCGACGACCCGTCCACCATCGCCGTGGTGTGTATCGAGTGCCAAAACGGTGTGCTCGGCCCGGGATCGGTGCTGCCCGAATTGGCCGCCCACATCGGCGATCTCGTCCCTAACCTGCGCCGCCTGCTCGATGCCGCGCGCACATGCGGCATCAAGGTCGTGCATGCGACGTATGAGGGATCGCTGGGCGGCACACAAGTCGGGACTGCGCGTTTGTGGCGAGCACTCGGGCCCGCAACCGCCGACTGGGCACCCGGAAGCCCTACCACGCAAGTGATTCCGGAGTTGTTCGATTCGACCGACATCGTGCTGGCCCGCCATCACGGACTGTTTCCCACACAGGACACCGAGCTGCTGTCGGTGCTGGCCAACCTCGGAGTGCGCACCGTCGTGCTGACAGGAGTGTCGGTGAATCTGGCGATACTGTTCAGCGCCGGGCACACCACCCAGGCCGGCTTCGACCTGGTCGTGCCGCGCGACGCCGTGGGCGGCACCCCGGCCGACTACTGCGAGCAGGTGCTCACCCACACCATCGCGCTGCTCGGCCGTGTCACCTCCGTCGACGAGCTCATAGCGGAGTGGTCGAGCCGCGCCGCTCTGGCCGGTGCCGCGAGTCGCTGACAGGCCGGCAGGCCCCAAAGTCGGCTGTAGGGCCTGCGCGAGAGCGACTGTCCGCTCGCCGCGTTACGGTGCCGGTTCAGCAGCAGGGCCCTGGGAGCCGGCGACGAAGCGGTCGGTGAGATCCGTTAGCACAGCGGCGAATTCGCGTATCATCTCCGCGATGATCTGCGCCACGGGCTTCACGGTGTCAATGCGTCCGGCGACTTGTCCGCCGAAAGCCAGACCGTGCTCGAGTCGCCCGCCAAAATAGAGGTCCAGAAGGTCACCCGCGTCGGCCAATGTCACGCGGGCGCGCTGTGCGAGCTGTTCGGCCACGGGTGTCCGCAGGACTCGAAACGAGGGCCTGGACTCCCGGTTGAGCAGCAGCGTATCGGTCTCGGCCGCGTTGACCACGAGCTGCTTGTAATTCTGGTGCACCGGCGACTCGGCCGACGACAGCATCCGGGTGCCCATCTGGACCCCCTCTGCGCCAAGGGCAAACGCCGCCGCCATCGAGCGGCCGTCTGTGATGCCGCCGGCGGCAACAATCGGAAGCGCTACCTTACTGGCGACAAGCGGCAGCAAGACCATCGTGGCTGCGCCCTCCCAGGTCTTGAAGCCGCCACCCTCGTTGCCTTCCACCACCAGGCCGTCGACCCCGGCGGCGGCCGCTTTGAGCGCCCCCTTCAGGCTGGGCACGACGTGAAAGACGGTAACCCCCATCGAGTGCAGATCTTGCGTTAAGACGGTCGGATCCCCCGCGGACGTGGTGACGAAGCGGATGCGGTGCTCGGCGACCAATTCCATCAGTTCGGAGTTCGCATGGTGCAACAGCGCGATGTTGAGACCGAACGGCTTGTCGGTCGCGTCTTTCAGCTTGACAATCTCCTCGCGAATTGCCGGCAGGTCGCCCGACGACGTCTCGATGATTCCCATACCACCGGCTTGGGATACCGCGGCGGCCAGTTGCGCCCGGGCGATGTAGCCCATCGGGGCTTGCAAGATGGGGTAATCGATTCCGAGCATTTCACTTACCCGAGTTCGCAAGGCGTGCCTGCGCCCGCTCACATCCGCCCCCGCCCACCGGTTCGGCTCGCCGTATCGCTGCGCCACCAATTCACCATGGCGATCGATCCCGCGAAATGTCGTCTGACAGAAGTGAAGCTTCGCAATGGTGTTCCACGGTCATCAGCGTCCTTGAAAACTCTGTGGCCAGGTCAGTAGTGTGACACGGCGCGACCGATACATACAACTGTATGTCTATTTAGCGGCGGGTGGTGCGCCCACGCCCCGTAGTACGAACCCTAAAAGCTGCTCGATGTCCTCGGTTGCATCGGTTGTCGACTTGTGCTGGAAGTGGTCGATGAATGCGGCCTCGAACGCGGCTCGTATCGACCTCGCGTCCGCCTCGGGTGTACAGGCGGTGAAGGTGCCGTCGGCTCGTCCGCGGTGCAGGATGGTGGCGATCGCGGCCTCTTGCGCGGTCTCGAAGATCTCGAGCTCGCGCGAGTAGCCGGGTGTTCGCTGCATTTCCTCGGAGTAGAAGGTGGCCATCCGCTTACGTCTGCGCGGGTCGGACACGATGCCGAACATGTGCGTCATCCACAGCCGTAGCGCGTCGATGGGAGTGTCTGCGGCCGCGACGATTTCGCGCAGTTGCGCGAGCACCGCTTCACGGTCGCGCCGGAACATTTCCAGCAACAGATCGTTTTTGGTGCTGAAGTTGCGGTAGAAGGCCCTGGTGCCCAGCCCCGCCTCGTCGAGGATCTCGGTGATGGACGCCGAAGAACCCGAGTTGCGGTCCAGGCACCGGTATGCCGCGTCGATGATGCGCCGCCGCTCCGACGAACGGTTGATGGTTTTTGTTTCAGCCACAATGGATTACACCGGCATCCTGCCATTTGGCGATCGTCGCGTCATCGTAACCGAACTCGGCCAGCACCTCGGCGGTGTGCTGACCGGCAAGGCATCCGCCGGGTGTCATGGTCGCCGACCTGCTCATCGCCACCAACGCAGAG is drawn from Mycobacterium branderi and contains these coding sequences:
- a CDS encoding TetR/AcrR family transcriptional regulator; amino-acid sequence: MTSPATLRRPGYAPANSAVGRRGLHTRQRIVASAGELFVAQGYHGTSLDAIAKAVGGSRATIYQYFPGKEQILVELFRHAEPAVLEHGRSLGRLGPDADGMRHLHQWLAEWAALYDRHAVVLLELPGVGTIEGIPEINAGAVSGRYADMITGKLRDAGVVGIDPADAAGALLRIAHMVNLYRFRAMFGLRSSARTSASLAIAMQLLLFPDTPDDVIATVADEPATAHVPELPDDTEPPAFSRPDALALSPIRQDILTAASALFAERGYYAVAMEDIASAAAISRATLYRHFGSKVKILAELTDGAILAARYLSGELRQLAEQGPDIDALQRWLTVFVIHNRRFSGVTRAWYDGTLAQQLPVDAVTHGVGAFHRAVVALLGRVQLPAGMDMTVAAAVFLTVLGRLTELSASAHPENTADETAALMLTVLRRSLRIDTMS
- a CDS encoding Rieske 2Fe-2S domain-containing protein translates to MNLHGLSLDLTGWFQVAWSADLAPGQVLALHYFGRDLVAYRSRDGAVRVHDRHCRHLGASLAHGGTVVDAGIQCPFHGWVWGPDGRNVSIPYQERPNRARRLGTWPVSERNEAIYVWHDAAGRAPYWDVPDALAFVQHAAAQQFHPLSPEARAHYRDLRVHPQMVAENAVDPHHFRFVHRTPISPVVLEEHVDGPIWQARVGFGKGWANHPRDGAGKLRTDSLNTLEIIWAGLGVSANIEHTADGMRGIAINTTPVDDGKTEIFASYWISRRDGDEQDGSYQRRLDDARRALPDDINIWHHQIFLDPPALATEEGRGFRRMRRWARQFYPQPGVDNSPSKTA
- a CDS encoding cysteine hydrolase — translated: MPRSPLTPDDPSTIAVVCIECQNGVLGPGSVLPELAAHIGDLVPNLRRLLDAARTCGIKVVHATYEGSLGGTQVGTARLWRALGPATADWAPGSPTTQVIPELFDSTDIVLARHHGLFPTQDTELLSVLANLGVRTVVLTGVSVNLAILFSAGHTTQAGFDLVVPRDAVGGTPADYCEQVLTHTIALLGRVTSVDELIAEWSSRAALAGAASR
- a CDS encoding NAD(P)H-dependent flavin oxidoreductase, with amino-acid sequence MRTRVSEMLGIDYPILQAPMGYIARAQLAAAVSQAGGMGIIETSSGDLPAIREEIVKLKDATDKPFGLNIALLHHANSELMELVAEHRIRFVTTSAGDPTVLTQDLHSMGVTVFHVVPSLKGALKAAAAGVDGLVVEGNEGGGFKTWEGAATMVLLPLVASKVALPIVAAGGITDGRSMAAAFALGAEGVQMGTRMLSSAESPVHQNYKQLVVNAAETDTLLLNRESRPSFRVLRTPVAEQLAQRARVTLADAGDLLDLYFGGRLEHGLAFGGQVAGRIDTVKPVAQIIAEMIREFAAVLTDLTDRFVAGSQGPAAEPAP
- a CDS encoding TetR/AcrR family transcriptional regulator is translated as MAETKTINRSSERRRIIDAAYRCLDRNSGSSASITEILDEAGLGTRAFYRNFSTKNDLLLEMFRRDREAVLAQLREIVAAADTPIDALRLWMTHMFGIVSDPRRRKRMATFYSEEMQRTPGYSRELEIFETAQEAAIATILHRGRADGTFTACTPEADARSIRAAFEAAFIDHFQHKSTTDATEDIEQLLGFVLRGVGAPPAAK